The following are encoded together in the Parambassis ranga chromosome 20, fParRan2.1, whole genome shotgun sequence genome:
- the LOC114452847 gene encoding coagulation factor XIII A chain-like produces the protein MSRPGNVTYRGRFNQPVPTSNLMDFEEDFPEFQPFEDVAESEARPRGPAPGAGTFSVMQVNIIDMRQQVNRSKHYTSAYDTQNLLIRRGQEFTIQVTFNRPPTPQDYFQLEFLIGSDPSPNKGSLVVVTFTAAPVSQWLGQIVSIKGQSVLLSITPSASAIVGKYRTYVAIYMANGMQRTKRDTSTDLYLLFNAWCRDDLVFLPDESQRREYVLNDIGVIYRGSVGAVTQLNWMYGQFERGVLDACIYILDSSQMPIQDRGDIVKLVRKASAVLNSQDDNGVLVGNWSDDFSMGTPPSSWTGSVMILLQYANTGVPVCFAQCWVYAGVFSTFLRCLGVPVRVVTTFNSAHDNTGNLKTDLIFRPDGTPDTRNTRDSIWNYHCWNEVFMKRPDLPPGLEGWQAVDATPQETSDGNYRCGPASVIAIKEGLLCHPFDSGFVFAEVNSDVVCLKRDRYGNLSPFYVDKTLVGQAVYTKSVGSSAPMDITQSYKYPEGSEEDSRTMARAEEYGCERDHSELAEAKMSVDISTAPCYLGQDVHLVVTFHNQSEAAIVVNAHLDVSVVFYTGVTANSFKAEPFTVTVPANQKTSIKLKVLAQEYMPHLGSQLYLHFSVTGQSDNQSLSAIKVMELQTPSLTMTVSGRAKLQQEMVATVTFTNPFDFDLQNVHLCMEGAGLMSARHRDFNVIKPQGSISWQEVFTPRLAGQRRLLAVLDSNTLHQVCGHVDVTITP, from the exons ATGTCTCGTCCAGGCAATGTGACCTACAGGGGGCGCTTCAACCAGCCG GTGCCGACCTCCAACCTCATGGACTTTGAGGAGGACTTTCCGGAGTTCCAGCCCTTTGAGGACGTTGCTGAGTCTGAGGCCAGGCCCAGAGGACCCGCACCTGGAGCAGGTACGTTCAGTGTGATGCAGgtgaacat CATTGACATGCGGCAGCAGGTCAACAGATCCAAACATTACACCTCCGCCTACGACACCCAGAACCTGCTGATCCGCCGAGGCCAGGAGTTCACCATCCAGGTCACCTTCAACCGCCCGCCGACTCCGCAGGACTACTTCCAGCTGGAGTTCCTGATTG gttcTGACCCATCTCCCAATAAGGGCTCCCTGGTGGTGGTGACCTTCACTGCTGCTCCAGTCAGTCAGTGGTTGGGCCAGATCGTGAGCATTAAgggtcagtctgtgctgctcagCATCACTCCGAGTGCCAGCGCCATCGTGGGGAAGTATCGCACGTACGTGGCCATCTACATGGCCAACGGCATGCAGCGGACCAAGAGGGACACCAGCACCGACCTGTACCTGCTGTTCAACGCCTGGTGTCGAG ACGACCTGGTGTTTCTGCCGGATGAATCTCAGCGCAGGGAGTACGTCCTGAACGACATTGGCGTGATCTACCGCGGCTCAGTCGGAGCTGTGACGCAGCTCAACTGGATGTACGGGCAG TTTGAGCGTGGAGTTTTGGACGCCTGTATCTACATCCTGGACTCCTCTCAGATGCCGATCCAGGACCGAGGCGACATCGTCAAGCTGGTCAGGAAGGCATCTGCTGTG CTCAACTCTCAGGATGACAACGGCGTGCTGGTGGGGAACTGGAGTGATGACTTCTCTATGGGCACACCCCCGTCATCCTGGACAGGCAGTGTGATGATCCTGCTGCAGTACGCCAACACCGGGGTGCCTGTGTGCTTCGCCCAGTGCTGGGTGTACGCCGGAGTCTTCAGCACCT tcctGCGGTGCCTGGGCGTCCCGGTGAGGGTCGTCACCACCTTCAACTCGGCTCACGACAACACGGGCAACCTGAAGACTGACCTCATCTTCAGGCCTGATGGAACGCCGGACACACGCAACACCAGAGACTCCATCTG GAACTACCACTGCTGGAACGAGGTGTTCATGAAGCGCCCTGACCTGCCGCCCGGCCTTGAAGGATGGCAGGCGGTGGACGCCACGCCACAGGAGACCAGTGACG GTAACTACCGCTGCGGTCCGGCCTCGGTGATTGCCATCAAGGAAGGCCTGCTGTGCCACCCGTTTGACTCCGGATTCGTCTTTGCAGAG GTGAACAGTGACGTGGTCTGCCTGAAGAGGGATCGCTACGGCAACCTGAGTCCATTCTATGTGGACAAGACTCTTGTTGGACAGGCCGTGTACACCAAGTCTGTGGGCAGCTCAGCACCCATGGACATCACACAAAGCTACAAGTACCCTGAAG gtagcgaggaggacagcaggaccATGGCCCGGGCCGAGGAGTACGGCTGTGAGAGGGATCACTCTGAGCTGGCTGAGGCTAAGATGTCTGTGGACATCAGCACTGCTCCG TGCTATCTGGGTCAGGACGTCCACCTGGTGGTGACCTTCCACAACCAGAGTGAAGCTGCCATAGTGGTGAACGCCCACCTGGATGTGTCGGTCGTCTTCTACACCGGAGTCACAGCCAATAGCTTCAAAGCGGAGCCCTTCACTGTTACCGTGCCGGCCAATCAGA AAACCAGCATTAAGCTGAAGGTGTTGGCTCAGGAGTACATGCCCCACCTGGGCTCTCAGCTCTACCTCCACTTCTCCGTGACCGGACAGTCTGACAACCAGTCGCTGAGCGCCATCAAGGTGATGGAACTGCAGACCCCGAGTCTCACCATGacg gtgagCGGGCGGGccaagctgcagcaggagatgGTGGCAACCGTTACCTTCACCAACCCCTTTGACTTCGATCTGCAGAACGTGCACCTGTGCATGGAGGGTGCCGGCCTCATGAGCGCCAGGCACCGTGACTTCAA tgTCATCAAACCGCAGGGCTCCATCTCCTGGCAGGAGGTCTTTACTCCTCGGCTGGCAGGACAGCGCCGCCTCCTGGCTGTGCTGGACAGCAACACCCTGCACCAG GTGTGTGGACACGTTGATGTCACCATCACACCCTGA